The DNA sequence CCGAGCCCGATTCGACGATCAAGGCGGGAGGCATCGGGGCGCTGGCCAGCGAGGCGCTCGAACGGCGGGGGCTCGGACCGGCGCTCGACGCCGAGGAGGCCGCCGCGGTCGAGGGGATGAACGCGATGAAGAAGTCGCTGGGGGTGCGGGACGGCCCGCCAGCGGGTGGCATCCGCCGCGTGGGGGGACACTTCGCGGGACTGCGCCTGATCGACCAGACCCTGCAACGCGAGCCCGGCCGGAGGATGCGCGGGGTCCAGCAACAGTCACTCGAGCGCATCCTGGCCGAGCACGCTGCCTCACTCGGGGTCGAGGTCTGGCGCGAGCACACCGTCGAGTCGTTCGACGACACCGGTGAGCGGGTGAAGGTCGAGGCACGAAGCCCCGGAGGGTCGCGCCAGCTCGAGGCGGCGTTCCTGGTGGGCTGCGATGGAGGCCGGAGCACGGTGCGCAAGCAAGCCGGCTTCGACTTCCCCGGGACGGCCCCGACCCTCACCGGTCATCAGGCCCTCGCCGAGTTCGATCACCCCGAGCGCCTCCTGCCGCTCGGCTGGCGGCGCACCGCGGTGGGGATGATGTCCTACGGTCCGACGCCAGGGCGCGTGGGCCTCATCGAGTTCGACGGGCCGCCCGCCGACCGCGAGACCCCCGTGACGGCCGCCGAGGTGGAGCGAAGCCTGCGGCGCGTCAGCGGGGCCGACGTGCGCATCACCGCCCTGCACTCGGCGACGCGCTTCACCGACAACGCGCGCCAGGCGTCGAGCTACCGGCGGGGTCGCGTGCTGTTGGCGGGCGACGCCGCTCACGTCCACCCACCCTT is a window from the Corallococcus silvisoli genome containing:
- a CDS encoding FAD-dependent monooxygenase translates to MDKDTVDVLVAGAGPTGLMLASELALRGVRVVVLERRAEPDSTIKAGGIGALASEALERRGLGPALDAEEAAAVEGMNAMKKSLGVRDGPPAGGIRRVGGHFAGLRLIDQTLQREPGRRMRGVQQQSLERILAEHAASLGVEVWREHTVESFDDTGERVKVEARSPGGSRQLEAAFLVGCDGGRSTVRKQAGFDFPGTAPTLTGHQALAEFDHPERLLPLGWRRTAVGMMSYGPTPGRVGLIEFDGPPADRETPVTAAEVERSLRRVSGADVRITALHSATRFTDNARQASSYRRGRVLLAGDAAHVHPPFGGQGLNVGLVDAVNLGWKLAATVQGRAPDGLLDTYTAECHPMAARALENTLAQIALMRPDPQTTAMRRIVADLMTTHPDVNRYFGELMSSVTLRYDLGDDDPLVGRFVADLELTIDGGATRLFSLMRDGRGLLVDGDGVAATQGAAWASRVRGVKAPGARSMLIRPDGCIAWAGRDGGLRPALERWFSAP